Proteins encoded together in one Streptomyces sp. NA04227 window:
- a CDS encoding (Fe-S)-binding protein encodes MRVALSVTCMNDALFPETGRNTAKLLRRLGVDVEFPAGQACCAQPMVNTGYLAEAVPVLRNFVRTFEEYDAVVTPSGSCAGSVRHQHAIVARRSGDAALAHRSAELAPRVYELSEFLVDVLGVTDVGATFPGTVTYHPTCHALRMLGTADRPVQLLREVRGLRLVELLEATECCGFGGTFAMKNAATSVAIGEDKVRNVLATGAQVLVAGDRSCLTHIGGLLSRARAGVRVMHLADVLARTEADLEAAS; translated from the coding sequence ATGCGTGTAGCACTGTCGGTGACGTGTATGAACGACGCGCTGTTTCCGGAGACGGGACGCAACACGGCGAAGCTGCTCCGCCGCCTCGGCGTCGACGTCGAGTTCCCGGCCGGACAGGCCTGCTGCGCCCAGCCGATGGTCAACACCGGCTACCTCGCCGAAGCGGTCCCGGTGCTGAGGAACTTCGTGCGGACCTTCGAGGAGTACGACGCCGTCGTGACGCCGTCGGGATCCTGTGCCGGGTCGGTGCGGCACCAGCACGCGATCGTCGCCCGGCGCTCGGGCGACGCGGCGCTCGCCCACCGGTCGGCGGAACTCGCGCCGAGGGTCTACGAACTCTCCGAGTTCCTGGTGGACGTACTGGGCGTCACCGACGTGGGCGCCACGTTCCCGGGCACGGTGACGTACCACCCGACCTGCCATGCGCTGCGAATGCTCGGGACGGCCGACCGCCCCGTACAACTGCTGCGGGAAGTAAGGGGACTTCGCCTGGTGGAGCTTTTGGAGGCCACCGAATGCTGTGGTTTCGGGGGCACGTTCGCGATGAAGAACGCCGCGACCTCCGTCGCGATCGGCGAGGACAAGGTACGCAACGTCCTGGCGACGGGCGCTCAGGTGCTGGTGGCCGGCGACCGTTCCTGCCTGACCCATATCGGAGGGCTGCTGTCCCGGGCGCGGGCCGGGGTGCGCGTGATGCACCTGGCCGACGTGCTGGCCCGCACCGAGGCCGACCTGGAGGCCGCGTCATGA
- a CDS encoding lactate utilization protein B, whose protein sequence is MTGTFLGMPPFPEAARRALEDGTLRANLDHATSTIRAKRDAVVAEVEDWEELRLAGAAIKDDVLLRLDEHLLTLETSLRAAGAVVHWARDADEACRVVAEVAKAHGAHEVVKVKSMATQEIGLNEALAAEGIDAWETDLAELIVQLGDDLPSHILVPAIHRNRSEVRDLFRSAMGESGVPAPDDLTDDPARLAEAARLHLREKFLRAKVAVSGANFAVADTGTLVVVESEGNGRMCLTLPEVLVSVVGVEKVVPSWQDLEVFFQLLPRSSTGERMNPYTSTWTGIHTGDGPQEVHVVLLDNGRTRALADEVGRQALRCIRCSACLNVCPVYERTGGHAYGSVYPGPIGAILNPLLVGPGADRQVDSLPYASTLCGACYEACPVRIDIPSVLVDLRAQVVDAHRGGLPGPEAVAMKAASRVLASGRLLALAERLTTPVLRIARYVGASAWTRGRELPAAPAETFRTWWRRKEGTS, encoded by the coding sequence ATGACCGGCACGTTCCTGGGGATGCCGCCCTTCCCGGAGGCCGCGCGGCGCGCCCTCGAAGACGGCACGCTGCGCGCGAACCTCGACCACGCCACGTCGACCATCCGCGCCAAGCGGGACGCCGTGGTGGCGGAGGTCGAGGACTGGGAGGAACTGCGGCTGGCCGGCGCCGCGATCAAGGACGACGTCCTGCTGCGGCTCGACGAGCATCTGCTCACGCTGGAGACCTCCCTCCGAGCGGCGGGAGCGGTCGTGCACTGGGCGCGCGACGCCGACGAGGCCTGCCGCGTCGTCGCCGAGGTGGCGAAAGCCCACGGCGCCCACGAGGTGGTCAAGGTCAAGTCGATGGCGACCCAGGAGATCGGTCTCAACGAGGCACTCGCGGCCGAGGGGATCGACGCCTGGGAGACCGATCTGGCCGAACTGATCGTGCAGCTGGGCGACGATCTGCCGTCGCACATCCTGGTGCCCGCGATCCACCGGAACCGCTCCGAGGTCCGTGACCTGTTCCGTTCGGCCATGGGGGAGAGCGGCGTACCGGCTCCCGACGACCTCACCGACGATCCGGCACGACTGGCCGAGGCGGCCCGGCTGCATCTGCGCGAGAAGTTCCTGCGGGCCAAGGTGGCCGTCTCCGGTGCGAACTTCGCCGTCGCCGACACGGGCACGCTGGTCGTGGTCGAGTCCGAGGGCAACGGCCGGATGTGCCTCACCCTGCCCGAAGTGCTGGTCTCCGTCGTCGGCGTGGAGAAAGTCGTGCCGTCGTGGCAGGACCTGGAGGTCTTCTTCCAGTTGCTGCCGCGTTCGTCGACAGGGGAGCGGATGAACCCCTATACGTCGACATGGACCGGGATCCACACCGGTGACGGCCCGCAAGAGGTGCATGTGGTGCTCCTCGACAACGGCCGCACTAGGGCACTGGCCGACGAGGTCGGCAGGCAGGCGCTGCGTTGTATCCGCTGCTCGGCCTGCCTGAACGTCTGCCCGGTCTACGAACGCACCGGCGGGCACGCCTACGGCTCGGTCTACCCGGGCCCGATCGGCGCGATCCTCAATCCACTCCTGGTCGGCCCCGGCGCCGACCGGCAGGTCGACTCGCTGCCGTATGCGTCCACACTGTGCGGCGCCTGCTACGAGGCGTGCCCGGTGCGCATCGACATCCCGTCCGTTCTGGTCGACCTGCGGGCCCAGGTCGTCGACGCGCACCGGGGCGGCCTGCCCGGACCGGAGGCCGTGGCCATGAAGGCGGCGAGCCGCGTGCTCGCCTCGGGGCGGCTGCTGGCCCTGGCGGAGCGTCTGACGACGCCCGTGCTGCGGATCGCCCGGTACGTCGGTGCCTCCGCGTGGACCCGGGGCCGTGAACTGCCGGCGGCTCCGGCCGAGACGTTCCGTACCTGGTGGCGACGGAAGGAAGGCACGTCATGA
- a CDS encoding LUD domain-containing protein, which produces MSAREEILAGVRSALSGVPAPPPVPRGYRRVPTGTDLVDLFVERVEEYRARTVRCTSDGVERELVRVLPPGARVVVPDGFPWQVPGAVPGRALDPRALDSLDAVVTTATVAVAETGTLVLTHGPGQGRRALSLIPDLHVCVVRGQQLVADVPAAFALLDPADPTTWISGPSATSDIELERVEGVHGPRGLHVLVVTDA; this is translated from the coding sequence ATGAGTGCGCGCGAGGAGATTCTCGCCGGCGTACGCAGTGCCCTCTCGGGGGTGCCCGCACCGCCTCCCGTACCGCGCGGATACCGCCGCGTTCCGACGGGCACCGACCTTGTGGATCTCTTCGTCGAACGGGTGGAGGAGTACCGGGCCCGTACCGTCCGCTGCACCTCGGACGGCGTCGAGCGGGAACTCGTCCGCGTTCTGCCTCCCGGCGCCCGGGTCGTCGTCCCGGACGGATTCCCGTGGCAGGTGCCGGGGGCCGTCCCGGGCCGGGCACTCGACCCGCGGGCGCTCGACTCGCTCGACGCGGTGGTGACGACGGCGACGGTCGCCGTGGCCGAGACGGGGACGCTGGTTCTGACGCACGGCCCGGGACAGGGGCGCCGCGCGTTGTCCCTGATCCCCGATCTGCACGTGTGCGTCGTGCGCGGGCAGCAACTCGTCGCCGATGTACCGGCCGCCTTCGCCCTGCTTGACCCGGCCGACCCGACGACCTGGATCAGTGGTCCCTCCGCGACCAGCGACATCGAGCTGGAGCGGGTGGAGGGTGTGCACGGCCCGCGCGGACTGCACGTCCTGGTCGTGACGGACGCCTGA
- a CDS encoding MFS transporter — MPTPPPPGPGPGPGSGSSGRSGAEPAPDDTFTTAVPARLDRLPWSHWHWMIVVGLGTVWILDGLEVTTVGNIAGRLSEEGSGLDITSAQITGLAAALYVAGACTGALFFAWLTDRYGRKKLFMITLAVYLAATALTALSFEAWWFFLFRFLTGFGIGGEYAAINSAIDELIPAKFRGRVDLIINGSYWLGAVGGSLLSVVALNTAIFPKDLGWRLTFAMGVVLGLVILLVRRNVPESPRWQFLHGRGEEAEELVASVETEAEREHGRPLPEPGAPITIHQRKSIGFVIIARTVFRSYPRRAVLCLSLFIGQAFLYNAITFGFGAILTTFYDVPTGSTGYYFAIIAAGNFVGPLVLGKLFDTIGRRIMISGTYVLSGLLLFGTAWLFDLGSLDAQGLTACWCVVLFFASAGASSAYLTVSEIFPMETRAMAIAFFYAIGTAAGGITGPLVFAELTESGHVADTVLAFQLGAGLMTLAGLVAAFLAVPAEQRGLEDIAKPLSATS; from the coding sequence ATGCCCACCCCACCACCGCCCGGTCCCGGGCCGGGACCGGGTTCCGGCTCGTCCGGCCGGTCCGGCGCCGAGCCCGCCCCGGACGACACCTTCACCACCGCCGTCCCGGCCCGCCTCGACCGGCTGCCCTGGTCGCACTGGCACTGGATGATCGTCGTGGGCCTGGGCACCGTATGGATCCTGGACGGCCTGGAAGTGACCACGGTCGGCAACATCGCGGGGCGGCTGTCCGAGGAGGGCAGCGGGCTCGACATCACCTCGGCCCAGATCACCGGCCTCGCCGCGGCCCTCTACGTCGCCGGTGCCTGTACCGGCGCGCTCTTCTTCGCCTGGCTCACCGACCGGTACGGACGCAAGAAGCTGTTCATGATCACGCTCGCGGTCTATCTGGCCGCGACCGCCCTCACCGCCCTGTCCTTCGAGGCCTGGTGGTTCTTTCTGTTCCGGTTTCTGACCGGCTTCGGCATCGGCGGTGAGTACGCGGCCATCAACTCGGCGATCGACGAACTGATCCCGGCCAAGTTCCGCGGCCGCGTCGACCTGATCATCAACGGCAGCTACTGGCTCGGCGCGGTCGGCGGCTCCCTGCTGTCCGTAGTCGCCCTGAACACGGCGATCTTCCCCAAGGACCTCGGCTGGCGGCTCACCTTCGCCATGGGTGTCGTCCTCGGCCTGGTCATCCTGCTGGTACGCCGCAACGTACCGGAGAGCCCCCGCTGGCAGTTCCTCCACGGCCGGGGCGAGGAGGCGGAGGAACTGGTCGCCTCGGTGGAGACCGAGGCCGAACGCGAGCACGGCCGTCCGCTTCCCGAGCCCGGTGCGCCGATCACCATCCACCAGCGCAAGAGCATCGGCTTCGTCATCATCGCCAGGACGGTCTTCCGCAGCTATCCCCGGCGAGCGGTCCTGTGCCTGTCCCTCTTCATCGGTCAGGCCTTCCTCTACAACGCGATCACCTTCGGCTTCGGCGCCATCCTCACCACGTTCTACGACGTCCCCACCGGCAGCACCGGCTACTACTTCGCCATCATCGCGGCCGGAAACTTCGTCGGCCCGCTGGTCCTGGGCAAACTCTTCGACACCATCGGCCGCCGCATCATGATCTCCGGTACCTATGTGCTCTCCGGCCTGCTGCTGTTCGGCACCGCCTGGCTCTTCGACCTCGGTTCCCTCGACGCCCAGGGCCTGACCGCCTGCTGGTGCGTGGTCCTGTTCTTCGCCTCGGCAGGAGCCTCCAGCGCGTATCTGACCGTCTCCGAGATCTTCCCGATGGAGACCAGGGCCATGGCGATCGCCTTCTTCTACGCGATCGGCACCGCCGCGGGCGGCATCACGGGCCCGCTGGTCTTCGCCGAGCTCACCGAATCGGGCCACGTCGCGGACACGGTGCTCGCCTTCCAGCTCGGCGCCGGTCTGATGACCCTGGCGGGCCTGGTCGCCGCCTTCCTCGCGGTGCCCGCCGAACAGCGCGGCCTAGAGGACATCGCCAAGCCGCTTTCGGCCACGTCCTGA
- a CDS encoding TetR/AcrR family transcriptional regulator, whose translation MMISPGTPGSPASEARAGRVGKRVRMPRPERQRQLLDVAEDLFTTRGFAGTSIEDIARAAGVTRPVVYDLLGDKDAVLLACVARARRDFEDRFTQAVTAVSDGEVEDILRAGGEVFFTMLEADQRRWAVLFSSTTATSGFLAEQLTDLRVATVRKIAELAHEFLPDANEEQVHALAHTISGVGEQLGRWWLREPHIPRERIVDYYLQFIAAGVTTVAPEQSGARSTP comes from the coding sequence ATGATGATCTCGCCTGGGACACCCGGGTCGCCTGCTTCCGAGGCGCGCGCGGGCCGTGTGGGCAAGCGGGTGCGGATGCCGCGCCCGGAGCGCCAGCGGCAACTGCTCGACGTCGCGGAGGACTTGTTCACCACACGAGGCTTCGCGGGGACGTCCATCGAGGACATCGCACGGGCCGCGGGGGTGACGCGTCCCGTCGTGTACGACCTGCTCGGCGACAAGGACGCCGTGCTGCTTGCCTGTGTCGCCCGAGCCCGGCGGGACTTCGAGGATCGCTTCACTCAAGCGGTCACCGCGGTCTCCGACGGCGAGGTCGAGGACATCCTGCGCGCCGGTGGCGAGGTGTTCTTCACGATGCTGGAAGCCGACCAGCGGCGGTGGGCCGTGCTGTTCAGCAGTACGACCGCCACCTCCGGCTTCCTGGCCGAGCAGCTCACCGACCTGCGCGTCGCGACCGTACGCAAGATCGCGGAGCTGGCCCACGAGTTCCTGCCGGACGCGAACGAGGAGCAGGTGCACGCCTTGGCGCACACCATCTCCGGCGTGGGCGAGCAGCTGGGGCGATGGTGGCTGCGCGAACCGCACATCCCACGGGAACGGATCGTCGACTACTACCTGCAGTTCATCGCCGCCGGGGTGACCACGGTCGCCCCCGAGCAGTCGGGCGCCCGCAGTACTCCCTGA
- a CDS encoding long-chain fatty acid--CoA ligase has translation MSLDSRQQSLIERRPPSVAHHFLSRIAETPDSEAYRFPVAVGDQGAEEWHTLTWGQTAQRVKEVAAGLMTLGIQAEDRVAIASSTRIDWVVADLGNMCAGAATTTVYPSTNAEETAFILADSGSRALFAEDAEQLAKVLARKDELPELFAVIVFDAPAELSDAEGLTVLTMAELRERGTAYLADHPKAIEEAVEALDRHQLATLIYTSGTTGRPKGVRLVHDCWAYEGIAQELSGMLRAEDVQFMWLPMSHVFGKTMLCGQIVTGHSMAVDGRVDRLVENLPIVRPTLMAAVPRIFEKVYNGIASKARAKGGVSYKIFRWAAGVAREYARTTQANEIATGRPTAPLGLRLQHALADKLVFAKVRAAFGGRMRGAVSGSAALAPEIGYFFVGAGLPVLEGYGLTETAAGSTVNREGAVRVGTVGTPLPGTEARIAEDGEILLRGPGVMSGYHNLPEQTAEVLTSDGWFHTGDIGELDSDGFLRITDRKKDMFKTSGGKYVAPSEIEGKFKAICPFVSNILVIGAQRNYCTALIGLDTTVLMPWAAENGMADKSYAEVVAAPATVDLIDGFVRKLNEELQRWQTIKKFTLLPRDLDLEHGEITPSLKIKRPVVERGYAGAIAEMYAGANEA, from the coding sequence ATGAGCCTGGACAGCAGGCAACAGTCCCTGATCGAACGGCGTCCGCCCTCCGTCGCCCATCACTTCCTGAGCCGGATCGCGGAGACTCCCGACAGTGAGGCGTACCGGTTCCCCGTAGCCGTCGGAGACCAGGGCGCGGAGGAATGGCACACGCTCACCTGGGGGCAGACCGCACAGCGGGTGAAGGAGGTCGCGGCGGGGCTGATGACACTCGGCATCCAGGCGGAGGACCGGGTCGCCATCGCCTCGTCCACCCGGATCGACTGGGTCGTCGCCGACCTGGGGAACATGTGCGCGGGCGCCGCGACCACCACGGTCTACCCCAGCACCAACGCCGAGGAGACGGCGTTCATCCTGGCCGACTCGGGCAGCCGCGCGCTGTTCGCCGAGGACGCCGAACAACTGGCCAAGGTGCTGGCCCGCAAGGACGAGCTGCCGGAACTGTTCGCGGTCATCGTGTTCGACGCACCCGCCGAACTGTCCGATGCCGAGGGCCTGACCGTACTGACGATGGCGGAGCTGCGGGAGCGTGGCACCGCGTACCTGGCCGACCACCCGAAGGCCATCGAGGAGGCCGTCGAGGCGCTGGACAGGCACCAGCTCGCCACTCTGATCTACACCTCGGGCACCACGGGCCGCCCCAAGGGCGTGCGCCTCGTGCACGACTGCTGGGCGTACGAGGGCATCGCCCAGGAGCTGAGCGGGATGCTGCGCGCCGAGGACGTGCAGTTCATGTGGCTGCCGATGTCCCATGTCTTCGGCAAGACGATGCTCTGCGGGCAGATCGTCACCGGCCACTCGATGGCCGTGGACGGCCGGGTGGACCGCCTCGTCGAGAACCTGCCCATCGTCCGCCCGACCCTGATGGCGGCGGTGCCCCGCATCTTCGAGAAGGTCTACAACGGGATCGCGAGCAAGGCCCGTGCCAAGGGTGGCGTCAGCTACAAGATCTTCCGGTGGGCCGCCGGGGTCGCCCGCGAGTACGCGCGCACCACCCAGGCGAACGAGATCGCCACCGGCCGCCCCACGGCACCGCTCGGGCTCCGGCTGCAGCACGCCCTGGCCGACAAACTGGTCTTCGCCAAGGTGCGTGCGGCGTTCGGCGGCCGGATGCGCGGCGCGGTCTCCGGCAGCGCCGCGCTCGCCCCGGAGATCGGCTACTTCTTCGTCGGCGCGGGCCTGCCGGTCCTTGAGGGCTACGGCCTGACCGAGACGGCCGCCGGTTCGACGGTCAACCGCGAAGGTGCCGTACGAGTCGGCACCGTCGGCACCCCGCTGCCCGGAACGGAGGCGCGGATCGCCGAGGATGGCGAGATCCTGCTGCGCGGCCCCGGGGTCATGAGCGGCTACCACAACCTGCCCGAGCAGACCGCCGAAGTCCTCACCAGCGACGGCTGGTTCCACACCGGTGACATCGGTGAGCTGGACTCCGACGGATTCCTGCGGATCACCGACCGCAAGAAGGACATGTTCAAGACCTCGGGCGGCAAGTACGTCGCGCCCAGCGAGATCGAGGGCAAGTTCAAGGCGATCTGCCCGTTCGTCAGCAACATCCTGGTGATCGGCGCCCAACGCAACTACTGCACGGCGCTCATCGGCCTGGACACCACCGTGCTGATGCCCTGGGCCGCCGAGAACGGCATGGCGGACAAGTCCTACGCCGAGGTGGTCGCCGCCCCCGCGACCGTCGACCTCATCGACGGCTTCGTACGGAAGCTGAACGAGGAACTGCAACGCTGGCAGACGATCAAGAAGTTCACGCTGCTCCCGCGTGACCTCGACCTGGAGCACGGCGAGATCACCCCGAGCCTGAAGATCAAGCGCCCGGTCGTCGAGCGCGGCTACGCCGGCGCCATCGCCGAGATGTACGCGGGCGCCAACGAGGCCTGA
- a CDS encoding DUF1905 domain-containing protein produces the protein MDIVFAGQVIEWRGPSPYYFVPVPEEQSADIQEVASMATYGWGVVPVEARIGEVSFATSLFPKDGGYLLPLKNAVRKPQRLSTGDEVTVELTVRL, from the coding sequence ATGGACATCGTCTTCGCCGGACAGGTGATCGAATGGCGCGGGCCGTCCCCGTACTACTTCGTTCCCGTGCCCGAAGAGCAGTCCGCCGACATCCAGGAGGTGGCGTCGATGGCGACCTACGGCTGGGGCGTCGTTCCCGTCGAGGCACGGATCGGCGAGGTCTCCTTCGCCACCTCGCTCTTCCCGAAGGACGGCGGCTATCTGCTGCCGCTCAAGAACGCCGTACGCAAGCCGCAGCGCCTCTCGACGGGGGACGAGGTGACCGTGGAGCTGACCGTACGCCTGTAG
- a CDS encoding VWA domain-containing protein, with translation MSAAGIGRRAPGLVSLYKSAAVSLRKYELVNERAAVYLVLDRSGSMRPYYRDGTVQHLAEQVLSLSAHLDDDARVPVTFFSTDVDGGTELDLDSYAGRINELHDSLGHMGRTNYHWAMDAVLDHYLDRDSGTPALVVFQTDGGPTSKAAAARFLCKAAHLPLFWQFIGFGDPDDTEFAFLHRLDDLAVPAKRPVDNSGFFPAGKDPRALGDGELYDRLLHEFPHWLTSARAHGIVRPPNPEQRTNPLQGTD, from the coding sequence TTGTCGGCGGCCGGGATTGGCCGACGCGCGCCCGGCCTGGTCAGCCTGTACAAGAGCGCGGCGGTCAGCCTGCGCAAGTACGAGTTGGTGAACGAGCGCGCCGCGGTCTACCTCGTCCTCGACCGCTCCGGGTCGATGCGTCCCTACTACCGGGACGGCACCGTGCAGCACCTGGCGGAACAGGTCCTGTCGCTGTCCGCGCATCTGGACGACGACGCCCGGGTGCCGGTGACGTTCTTCTCCACCGATGTCGACGGTGGCACCGAGCTCGACCTCGATTCCTACGCGGGCCGGATCAACGAACTCCACGACTCCTTGGGGCACATGGGGCGTACCAACTATCACTGGGCCATGGACGCCGTCCTGGACCACTACCTCGACCGGGACAGCGGCACCCCGGCGCTCGTCGTCTTCCAGACCGACGGCGGGCCGACCAGCAAGGCCGCCGCCGCACGCTTCCTGTGCAAGGCCGCTCACCTGCCGCTGTTCTGGCAGTTCATCGGCTTCGGCGACCCGGACGACACCGAGTTCGCCTTTCTGCACAGGCTCGACGACCTGGCCGTACCGGCGAAGCGTCCCGTGGACAACAGCGGCTTCTTTCCCGCCGGGAAGGACCCGCGTGCCCTCGGCGACGGCGAACTCTACGACCGGTTGCTGCACGAGTTCCCGCACTGGCTGACGAGCGCACGCGCCCACGGAATCGTGCGGCCGCCCAACCCGGAGCAGCGCACCAACCCGCTCCAAGGAACGGACTGA
- a CDS encoding VOC family protein, which yields MSVELNHTIIHARDNRESAEFFTDLLGLEITTEWGPFIAVELSNGVTLDFATIPADKITPQHYAFLISEEEFDAAYARITARGIEHYADPHRRRPGVINHNDGGRGVYFMDPAGHAMELITVPYGGWKA from the coding sequence TTGTCGGTCGAGTTGAACCACACGATCATTCACGCCCGGGACAACCGGGAATCCGCCGAGTTCTTCACGGACTTGCTGGGCCTTGAGATCACCACCGAGTGGGGCCCGTTCATCGCTGTCGAACTGAGCAACGGCGTCACACTGGACTTCGCCACGATCCCCGCGGACAAGATCACACCGCAGCACTACGCCTTCCTGATCTCCGAGGAGGAGTTCGACGCGGCGTACGCACGCATCACCGCACGCGGCATCGAGCACTACGCCGATCCGCACCGGCGCCGGCCCGGCGTGATCAACCACAACGACGGTGGCCGCGGCGTGTACTTCATGGACCCCGCGGGCCACGCCATGGAACTCATCACCGTGCCCTACGGCGGCTGGAAGGCGTAG
- a CDS encoding GvpL/GvpF family gas vesicle protein, which translates to MSTYVYAVTRADHPLRRLAGLAGIGDPPLPLRTVRTEQLTAVVSDAPTGLRAKRRDVLAHQTVIEALMADGATLPMRFGLLASDDNQVIEALGREEQHYRERLTDLDGQVEYNLKTARDEDDLLREIMTRSDRIRQLNDHTRDGSGTHEDRVALGELVSREVEARHSAEAIEVLTALAPAATRVFPSEATAGDFLNVAFLVPRNAGEEFVEAVQTEADRHGDAYAFTLTGPLPPYSFV; encoded by the coding sequence ATGTCGACCTATGTGTACGCCGTGACCCGCGCCGACCACCCACTACGTCGGCTCGCGGGACTGGCCGGAATCGGTGATCCACCCCTGCCGCTGCGCACCGTACGGACCGAGCAGTTGACCGCGGTGGTCAGCGACGCGCCCACCGGGCTGCGCGCCAAACGCCGGGACGTGCTCGCCCATCAGACGGTGATCGAAGCACTGATGGCCGACGGGGCGACACTGCCGATGCGGTTCGGCCTGCTCGCCTCCGACGACAACCAGGTCATCGAAGCACTCGGCCGGGAGGAACAGCACTACCGCGAGCGCCTCACCGACCTCGACGGCCAGGTCGAGTACAACCTGAAGACCGCCCGCGACGAGGACGATCTGCTGCGGGAGATCATGACGCGGTCCGACCGGATCCGGCAGCTCAACGACCACACGCGCGACGGCTCGGGCACCCACGAGGACCGCGTCGCCCTGGGCGAACTGGTCTCGCGGGAGGTGGAGGCCCGCCACAGCGCGGAGGCCATCGAGGTGCTGACCGCCCTCGCCCCCGCCGCGACCCGCGTCTTCCCCTCCGAGGCCACCGCCGGCGACTTCCTCAATGTGGCCTTCCTCGTGCCTAGGAACGCCGGCGAGGAGTTCGTCGAGGCGGTACAGACGGAGGCGGACCGGCACGGGGACGCGTACGCGTTCACGCTCACCGGTCCCCTGCCGCCGTACAGCTTTGTCTGA
- a CDS encoding gas vesicle protein, with protein sequence MSTTEDERDNVGEDRIGLSTAMRYAADQLAELLRCEPGSVSVVKATDDGWSAEVEIVELERVPDPMSVLASYRVALDPQGRMLAYERVRRYANGRIDRR encoded by the coding sequence ATGAGTACCACTGAAGACGAACGCGACAATGTCGGCGAAGACCGTATCGGTCTTTCCACCGCCATGCGGTACGCGGCCGATCAGCTCGCGGAACTGCTCCGATGCGAGCCCGGTTCCGTGTCCGTGGTCAAAGCGACCGACGACGGTTGGTCGGCCGAGGTGGAAATCGTCGAACTCGAACGCGTTCCGGACCCGATGAGCGTGCTGGCGTCCTATCGCGTCGCCCTCGATCCGCAGGGCCGAATGCTCGCCTACGAGCGCGTACGACGCTACGCGAACGGGCGGATCGACCGCCGCTGA
- a CDS encoding Gfo/Idh/MocA family protein codes for MPSTPDLALGVLGYGLRGSLARTAHRPGSGSRVAVLADPDPEMRARATRDIDGVRTVADHREVLVDPAVEAVLLLTPDDTHAELGCQALRAGKPVLVEKPLEVTVEACDALLHTARETGTRLYVGHNMRHMPVIRLMRDIITRGEIGTVKTVWVRHFVGYGGDWYFKDWHAERARTTGLLLQKAAHDIDVLHWLTGGWTFRVQALGDLMVYGDIPHRRREGEPKHEDWYTRDGHWPPHTQRGLNPVIDVEDVSLVNMRLDNGVLAAYQQCHFTPDYWRNYTVIGDRGRLENFGDGPGAVVKVWNSRRSGHRFDADAEYAVAATEDEGGHGGADPLLIEEFVRFARHGGLTDTSPVAARMAVAAGVRATESLRAGGSPREVPPLDPELVAYFEQGQKS; via the coding sequence GTGCCTTCCACCCCCGACCTCGCCCTCGGTGTACTGGGCTACGGCCTGCGCGGCTCCCTCGCCCGCACCGCGCACCGGCCCGGCTCCGGCTCCCGTGTCGCCGTGCTCGCCGACCCCGACCCCGAGATGCGGGCCCGCGCCACACGGGACATCGACGGGGTGCGCACCGTTGCGGACCACCGCGAGGTTCTCGTGGACCCGGCGGTCGAGGCGGTGCTCCTGCTCACCCCGGACGACACCCACGCCGAACTCGGCTGCCAGGCCCTGCGCGCGGGCAAGCCGGTGCTCGTGGAGAAGCCGCTTGAGGTCACCGTCGAGGCCTGCGACGCACTCCTGCACACCGCACGGGAGACAGGAACGCGCCTGTACGTCGGCCACAACATGCGCCATATGCCGGTGATCCGGCTGATGCGGGACATCATCACGCGCGGCGAGATCGGCACCGTGAAGACCGTCTGGGTACGGCACTTCGTCGGCTACGGCGGCGACTGGTACTTCAAGGACTGGCACGCCGAACGCGCCCGCACCACGGGACTCCTGCTGCAGAAGGCCGCCCACGACATCGACGTCCTGCACTGGCTCACCGGCGGCTGGACCTTCCGGGTGCAGGCGCTGGGCGACCTCATGGTGTACGGCGACATCCCGCACCGCCGACGGGAGGGCGAGCCCAAGCACGAGGACTGGTACACCAGGGACGGCCACTGGCCCCCGCACACCCAGCGCGGACTCAACCCGGTCATCGACGTCGAGGACGTCTCACTGGTCAACATGCGTCTGGACAACGGTGTACTGGCCGCCTACCAGCAGTGCCACTTCACACCCGACTACTGGCGCAACTACACGGTCATCGGCGACCGCGGCCGCCTGGAGAACTTCGGCGACGGCCCCGGCGCGGTGGTCAAGGTGTGGAACTCCCGGCGCAGCGGCCACCGTTTCGACGCGGATGCCGAGTACGCCGTGGCCGCCACCGAGGACGAGGGCGGCCACGGCGGCGCGGACCCCCTGCTGATCGAGGAGTTCGTCCGCTTCGCCCGCCACGGTGGACTCACCGACACCTCCCCCGTCGCGGCCCGGATGGCGGTGGCGGCGGGCGTCCGCGCGACGGAGTCCCTGCGCGCCGGGGGCAGCCCGCGCGAAGTACCGCCGCTGGACCCGGAGTTGGTGGCGTACTTCGAGCAGGGCCAGAAGTCGTAG